Proteins from one Salmonella bongori NCTC 12419 genomic window:
- a CDS encoding YdiH family protein has protein sequence MSTDLDPTQLAIEFLRRDKTELSPAQYLKRLKQLELEFADLLTLSSTELKEEIYFAWRLGVH, from the coding sequence ATGTCTACTGATTTGGACCCAACCCAACTGGCGATTGAATTTTTACGCCGTGATAAAACCGAACTTTCTCCCGCCCAGTATCTGAAGCGTTTAAAACAACTGGAACTGGAGTTTGCCGATCTTCTCACGCTCTCTTCAACCGAGTTGAAAGAAGAGATCTATTTCGCCTGGCGCTTGGGCGTGCATTAA
- the menI gene encoding 1,4-dihydroxy-2-naphthoyl-CoA hydrolase, giving the protein MIWKREVTLDALNAMGTGNMVGLLDIRFEHIGDDTLEASMPVDHRTRQPFGLLHGGASVVLAESIGSVAGYLCTQGEQKVVGLEVNANHVRSARQGRVRGVCKALHTGARHQVWQIDIFDEQGRLCCTSRLTTAVV; this is encoded by the coding sequence ATGATCTGGAAACGCGAAGTGACCCTGGATGCGCTGAACGCGATGGGGACAGGGAACATGGTGGGGTTGCTCGATATCCGTTTTGAGCATATTGGTGATGATACACTGGAAGCGTCGATGCCCGTCGATCACCGTACCAGGCAGCCTTTCGGCTTGCTGCATGGCGGCGCTTCTGTTGTGCTGGCGGAGAGTATCGGATCGGTCGCAGGCTATCTGTGTACGCAGGGAGAGCAAAAGGTGGTAGGGCTGGAGGTGAATGCCAACCATGTGCGCTCGGCACGCCAGGGCCGCGTTCGGGGTGTCTGTAAAGCGCTGCATACCGGGGCTCGCCATCAGGTCTGGCAGATAGATATCTTTGATGAACAGGGACGGCTATGTTGCACTTCGCGTCTTACTACTGCTGTGGTGTGA
- the ydiJ gene encoding D-2-hydroxyglutarate dehydrogenase YdiJ produces MIPQISQAPGIVQLVLNFLQTLEQQGFTGDTATSYADRLTMSTDNSIYQLLPDAVVFPRSTADVALLARLAAEPRFTSLVFTPRGGGTGTNGQALNQGIIVDMSRYMNRIIEINPEEGWVRVEAGVIKDQLNQALKPYGYFFAPELSTSNRATLGGMINTDASGQGSLVYGKTSDHVLGVRAVLLGGDILDTQSMPVELARMLGENNTTPGRIYQTVYQSCQENRQRILDSFPKLNRFLTGYDLRHVFNDDMTRFDLTRILTGSEGTLAFITEARLDITPIPKVRRLVNVKYDSFDSALRNAPFMVAARALSVETVDSRVLNLAREDIVWHSVSELITDVPDKEMLGLNIVEFAGDDEAIIDEHVAALCQRLDELMALAQAGVIGWQLCTDLSGIERIYAMRKKAVGLLGNVKGAAKPIPFAEDTCVPPEHLADYIAEFRALLDGHGLSYGMFGHVDAGVLHVRPALDMCDPQQELLMKQISDEVVALTARYGGLLWGEHGKGFRAEYSPAFFGEILYGELRKIKAAFDPHNRLNPGKICPPQGIDAPMMKVDAVKRGTWDRQIPLAVRQTWRGAMACNGNGLCFNFDARSPMCPSMKISLNRIHSPKGRATLVREWLRLLADRGVDPLKLEKELPEKRASLRTLIARTRNSWHSRKGEYDFSHEVKEAMSGCLACKACSTQCPIKIDVPEFRSRFLQLYHTRYLRPVRDHLVATVETYAPLMARAPKTFNFFINQPVVRNLAKKHIGMVDLPLLSAPSLQQQLVGHPSANMTLEQLERMSAEQKAKTVLVVQDPFTSYYDARVVADFIRLAEKLGRRPVLLPFSPNGKAQHIKGFLNRFAKTAKKTSEFLNRIAALGMPMVGVDPALVLCYRDEYKLALGEQRGDFHVLLVNEWLSQEINARQPVEISGEPWYFFGHCTEVTALPGAPAQWAAIFAHFGAKLENVSVGCCGMAGTYGHELTNHKNSLGIYELSWHQAMQRLPRNRCLATGYSCRSQVKRIEGTGVRHPLQALLEIMG; encoded by the coding sequence ATGATTCCACAAATTTCTCAGGCACCCGGCATAGTTCAGCTGGTGCTCAATTTTTTGCAGACGCTGGAGCAGCAAGGGTTTACGGGCGATACGGCAACCAGCTATGCCGACCGTCTGACAATGTCGACCGATAACAGCATCTATCAGCTTCTTCCCGATGCCGTCGTTTTTCCCCGTTCTACGGCGGACGTCGCGCTTCTTGCCCGTCTGGCGGCAGAACCTCGCTTTACCTCACTGGTATTTACGCCGAGAGGTGGCGGTACAGGCACCAATGGACAGGCGCTAAATCAGGGCATTATTGTTGATATGTCCCGCTACATGAACCGTATTATTGAAATCAATCCTGAAGAGGGATGGGTACGGGTGGAGGCGGGCGTGATAAAAGATCAGCTTAACCAGGCGCTGAAACCGTATGGCTATTTTTTTGCGCCGGAGCTTTCCACCAGTAACCGCGCCACGCTTGGCGGTATGATTAATACCGATGCTTCCGGTCAAGGCTCGTTGGTCTATGGCAAAACATCGGATCATGTCTTAGGCGTTCGGGCCGTATTGCTGGGAGGGGATATCCTTGACACGCAATCGATGCCTGTGGAGCTTGCCCGCATGCTCGGTGAAAATAATACGACGCCAGGCCGCATCTATCAGACCGTCTATCAGTCCTGCCAGGAAAACCGTCAACGTATCCTCGATAGCTTTCCAAAGCTCAATCGCTTTCTGACAGGCTACGATTTACGCCACGTCTTTAACGATGACATGACCCGCTTCGATCTCACCCGTATCCTGACGGGCTCGGAAGGGACGCTGGCGTTTATTACTGAAGCCCGGCTGGATATTACGCCGATACCCAAAGTTCGCCGGCTGGTGAATGTAAAATACGACTCCTTTGATTCCGCGCTGCGTAACGCGCCTTTTATGGTGGCGGCGCGCGCCTTATCCGTCGAGACAGTCGATTCCAGAGTTCTTAACCTCGCGCGGGAAGACATTGTCTGGCATTCGGTGAGCGAACTGATTACTGATGTGCCGGACAAAGAGATGCTTGGCCTGAATATTGTGGAGTTCGCGGGTGATGATGAAGCGATTATCGACGAACACGTCGCGGCGTTGTGCCAACGGCTGGATGAGCTGATGGCCCTCGCGCAAGCGGGGGTGATTGGCTGGCAACTGTGCACCGATCTTTCGGGTATCGAACGCATTTACGCGATGCGTAAAAAAGCGGTAGGGCTGCTGGGTAATGTGAAGGGTGCAGCCAAACCGATTCCTTTTGCGGAAGATACCTGCGTACCGCCTGAGCATCTGGCCGATTATATTGCGGAATTTCGTGCTCTGCTGGATGGCCATGGATTAAGTTACGGCATGTTTGGTCATGTGGATGCCGGTGTGCTGCATGTGCGTCCGGCGCTGGATATGTGCGATCCACAACAGGAGCTGTTGATGAAACAGATCTCTGATGAGGTCGTCGCTCTGACTGCCAGATACGGTGGGCTGTTGTGGGGCGAACATGGAAAAGGCTTCCGTGCGGAATATAGCCCGGCCTTTTTCGGTGAAATTCTGTATGGCGAACTGCGCAAAATAAAAGCGGCTTTTGATCCGCATAATCGACTAAACCCAGGAAAAATTTGTCCCCCGCAAGGGATTGACGCGCCGATGATGAAGGTGGATGCGGTGAAACGCGGTACCTGGGATCGTCAGATCCCGCTGGCGGTGCGGCAAACCTGGCGTGGCGCCATGGCATGTAACGGGAACGGTCTGTGCTTTAATTTCGACGCGAGAAGCCCTATGTGCCCGTCAATGAAAATTAGCCTTAACCGGATCCACTCGCCGAAAGGCCGGGCGACTCTGGTGCGGGAATGGCTTCGTCTGTTGGCCGACCGCGGTGTCGATCCATTGAAGCTGGAAAAGGAACTACCGGAAAAGCGTGCCAGCCTTCGTACGCTGATTGCCCGTACCCGCAATAGCTGGCACAGTCGTAAAGGCGAGTATGACTTTTCCCATGAAGTTAAAGAGGCCATGTCTGGCTGTCTGGCGTGTAAAGCCTGTTCGACCCAGTGCCCGATTAAAATTGATGTTCCGGAGTTTCGTTCACGCTTTCTTCAGCTTTATCATACGCGTTATCTGCGTCCGGTACGCGATCATCTGGTGGCGACGGTCGAGACCTATGCTCCGCTAATGGCGCGTGCGCCAAAGACCTTTAACTTTTTTATTAACCAACCGGTGGTGCGTAATCTGGCGAAAAAACATATCGGTATGGTGGATTTACCTCTGCTCTCTGCCCCTTCGTTGCAACAGCAACTGGTGGGCCATCCGTCCGCCAATATGACGCTTGAGCAGCTGGAACGCATGAGCGCCGAGCAAAAAGCGAAAACGGTACTGGTGGTTCAGGACCCGTTTACCAGCTACTACGACGCTCGGGTCGTGGCGGACTTTATCCGCCTGGCGGAAAAACTGGGCAGGAGGCCGGTATTGTTACCGTTCTCGCCGAATGGTAAGGCGCAGCATATTAAAGGTTTCCTTAACCGCTTCGCGAAGACGGCGAAAAAAACATCAGAATTTCTGAACCGGATCGCCGCGTTGGGGATGCCGATGGTTGGCGTCGATCCGGCGCTGGTATTGTGTTATCGCGACGAATACAAGCTGGCGCTCGGTGAGCAGCGCGGCGATTTTCATGTGTTACTGGTCAATGAATGGCTATCGCAGGAAATAAATGCAAGACAGCCTGTCGAGATAAGCGGTGAACCGTGGTACTTTTTTGGTCACTGTACGGAGGTGACGGCTTTACCCGGCGCGCCTGCGCAGTGGGCCGCCATCTTTGCCCATTTTGGCGCGAAGCTGGAAAATGTCAGCGTAGGCTGCTGCGGTATGGCGGGCACTTATGGACATGAACTAACCAATCATAAAAATTCGCTGGGAATTTATGAGCTATCCTGGCATCAGGCGATGCAACGTCTACCGCGAAACCGCTGCCTGGCAACCGGCTATTCCTGCCGAAGCCAGGTTAAACGCATTGAAGGTACGGGCGTGCGTCACCCGTTGCAGGCATTATTGGAGATTATGGGATGA
- the ydiK gene encoding AI-2E family transporter YdiK yields MVNVRQPRDIAQVLLSVLFLAIMIVACLWIVQPFILGFAWAGTIVIATWPVLLKLQKILWGRRSLAVLIMTLLLVLLFVIPVALLVNSIVDGSGPLIHAVTGGDMTLPDLAWLNSIPLVGAKLYAGWHNLLDMGGSAIMAKVRPYIGATTTWFVGQAAHIGRFMMHCALMLLFSALLYWRGEQVAMGIRHFACRLAAKRGDAAVLLAAQAIRAVALGVVVTALVQAVLGGIGLAISGVPYATLLTVVMILSCLVQLGPLPVLIPAIIWLYWTGDTTWGTVLLVWSAVVGTLDNVIRPVLIRMGADLPLILILSGVIGGLIAFGMIGLFIGPVLLAVTWRLFSAWVHEVPAPTNEPEEILEELDEIEEANKYS; encoded by the coding sequence ATGGTAAATGTTCGTCAGCCCAGGGATATTGCGCAGGTGCTGCTATCGGTGCTGTTTTTAGCCATCATGATTGTGGCCTGTTTGTGGATAGTACAGCCTTTTATTTTGGGGTTTGCATGGGCAGGTACGATTGTCATCGCGACCTGGCCCGTTTTGCTGAAATTACAAAAAATACTGTGGGGTCGCCGTTCGCTTGCCGTACTGATCATGACCCTGCTATTAGTATTGTTGTTCGTTATCCCCGTCGCCTTGCTGGTCAATAGCATTGTTGACGGTAGCGGCCCGCTCATCCATGCGGTGACTGGTGGCGACATGACACTGCCCGATCTTGCGTGGCTAAACAGTATTCCTCTGGTTGGCGCTAAACTGTATGCTGGTTGGCACAACTTGCTGGATATGGGCGGCAGCGCCATTATGGCGAAAGTTCGCCCCTATATTGGCGCTACCACTACCTGGTTTGTTGGTCAGGCGGCGCATATAGGACGCTTTATGATGCACTGCGCCCTGATGCTGTTGTTTAGCGCCCTCCTATACTGGCGCGGCGAACAGGTGGCGATGGGGATACGCCATTTCGCCTGCCGTCTCGCAGCAAAACGCGGCGACGCGGCAGTTCTGCTGGCAGCCCAGGCGATTCGGGCCGTAGCGCTTGGCGTAGTGGTTACCGCTCTGGTTCAGGCGGTGCTCGGTGGTATTGGGCTGGCGATTTCCGGCGTGCCCTATGCCACCCTGTTGACGGTAGTGATGATCCTTTCTTGCCTGGTTCAGTTGGGGCCGCTGCCGGTATTGATTCCGGCAATTATCTGGCTTTACTGGACTGGCGACACTACCTGGGGCACTGTGCTGCTGGTGTGGAGCGCCGTCGTCGGTACCTTGGACAATGTGATTCGCCCGGTACTCATCCGCATGGGCGCCGATCTTCCGTTGATTCTAATCCTTTCCGGGGTGATCGGCGGCCTGATTGCATTCGGTATGATTGGTCTGTTTATTGGACCGGTGCTTCTGGCCGTCACCTGGCGTTTGTTTTCCGCATGGGTACATGAAGTTCCGGCGCCAACGAATGAACCAGAAGAGATCCTTGAAGAACTGGACGAAATTGAGGAGGCCAATAAGTATTCATAA